One genomic window of Arachis hypogaea cultivar Tifrunner chromosome 8, arahy.Tifrunner.gnm2.J5K5, whole genome shotgun sequence includes the following:
- the LOC112707585 gene encoding malate dehydrogenase [NADP], chloroplastic-like: protein MNRVSLILLYDEMPDFLNAKIDGLPVIDVIRDRKWLEEEFTEKVQKRGGVLIQKWRRSSAASTAVSIVDAIRSLITPTPKGDWFSTGELQG, encoded by the exons ATGAACCGAGTatctttaattctcctttatgatGAGATGCCCGACTTCTTAAATGCCAAAATCGATGGTCTGCCCGTCATAGATGTGATTAGGGATCGTAAATGGTTGGAAGAAGAGTTCACTGAAAAGGTTCAAAAG AGAGGTGGTGTGCTTATTCAGAAATGGCGAAGATCGTCGGCTGCATCAACTGCTGTCTCAATCGTTGATGCCATACGATCTTTAATCACTCCTACTCCCAAGGGTGATTGGTTTTCCACTGGT GAGCTTCAGGGATAA